One region of Deinococcus fonticola genomic DNA includes:
- a CDS encoding MaoC family dehydratase gives MTDAAYFRQRRQQAFAQAQVGQTYTYRRTFTDGDVSVFCGVTGDFNPFHQDDEFSREAPFGRRIVPGLLTGSMLTHIGGMQGFLAADMHFEFRRPVFIDDTVTCVVEVLEKDESRKRLLCAACMTNQGGEVVVQATFTGFPTFPRLQPDAPAGQA, from the coding sequence ATGACCGATGCCGCCTACTTCAGACAGCGTCGCCAGCAGGCCTTTGCACAGGCGCAGGTTGGACAGACGTACACTTACCGCCGCACCTTCACGGACGGCGACGTGTCGGTGTTCTGCGGCGTGACCGGGGATTTCAACCCGTTTCACCAGGACGACGAGTTCTCGCGTGAAGCCCCCTTCGGGCGGCGCATCGTGCCGGGCCTGCTGACGGGCAGCATGCTGACGCACATCGGCGGCATGCAGGGGTTTCTGGCGGCCGACATGCACTTCGAGTTCCGGCGGCCCGTGTTTATAGACGACACCGTGACGTGTGTGGTCGAGGTGCTGGAGAAGGACGAAAGCCGTAAACGCCTGCTGTGCGCGGCCTGCATGACCAACCAGGGCGGCGAAGTGGTCGTCCAGGCGACGTTCACGGGTTTTCCCACGTTCCCGCGCCTGCAGCCCGACGCGCCCGCAGGTCAGGCGTGA
- a CDS encoding MBL fold metallo-hydrolase, giving the protein MSRNRISFFERPYPDANSVLMYGKRPTLVDAGFGSGVHELESWLTAQGVCAARLALIVNTHHHTDHVGGNHHLQTHHGTPIAAHPWEGRAVNRRDPEACLGRWLTQPVQAYHVTQFLRDGDTLNAGDSTWHALHTPGHSLGHIVLHREGGGITGDALMTGDIGRLNFHRDGLNSAERALESLDRLAALNLEVAYPGHGPVITDVPSAINDARTRTEKMLGNPMKAAWHGTKRIFAFALMSEDPMTEQDLHAYQTRNPWITDYARDVFHVTPTKFFTQLLGEMTRSGAARWEGDHLIITRPYRQATPGWASTPTNVSDWPPASAEWT; this is encoded by the coding sequence GTGAGCCGTAACCGGATTTCCTTTTTCGAGCGCCCTTACCCCGACGCGAACAGCGTCCTGATGTACGGAAAACGCCCCACCCTGGTGGACGCGGGCTTTGGCAGTGGCGTGCATGAGCTGGAAAGCTGGTTGACCGCTCAGGGCGTCTGTGCGGCCCGGCTGGCCCTGATCGTGAACACGCACCACCACACCGATCACGTGGGCGGAAACCACCACCTGCAAACCCACCACGGTACGCCCATTGCCGCGCACCCCTGGGAAGGCCGGGCCGTGAACCGCCGCGACCCGGAAGCGTGCCTGGGCCGCTGGCTCACGCAACCCGTGCAGGCGTACCACGTCACCCAGTTCCTGCGGGACGGGGACACCCTTAACGCTGGCGACTCGACCTGGCACGCTTTGCACACGCCCGGTCACTCGCTGGGGCACATCGTTTTGCACCGTGAGGGGGGCGGGATCACCGGGGACGCCCTCATGACCGGGGACATCGGGCGGCTCAACTTTCACCGGGATGGCCTGAACTCCGCCGAGCGAGCCCTGGAATCCCTGGACAGGCTGGCGGCACTGAACCTTGAAGTGGCTTACCCCGGTCACGGCCCCGTGATTACGGACGTTCCCAGCGCCATCAACGACGCCCGCACCCGCACGGAGAAAATGCTTGGGAACCCCATGAAGGCCGCCTGGCACGGCACCAAGCGTATTTTTGCTTTCGCCCTTATGAGCGAAGATCCCATGACCGAGCAGGACTTACACGCCTACCAGACCAGAAACCCCTGGATCACGGACTACGCCAGGGATGTCTTCCACGTCACGCCCACCAAATTCTTCACGCAACTGCTCGGGGAAATGACCCGTTCCGGCGCGGCCCGCTGGGAAGGCGACCATCTCATCATCACCAGGCCTTACCGACAGGCCACCCCCGGCTGG